The Vibrio penaeicida sequence TTATTTTAACCCGTTTCGCAAACCGAGATTTCCGTTCTAGCCGTTTCGATACAATCAAACAACAAATGCTACGCAATTGGAAAAACGCCGCAAAAGATCGCCCAGTGTCTCAGTTGTTTAATGCGATGACGGGGCTTCTTCAACCGAATAACCCCCCTTATCCGGAGCTAATTGAGGCGTTAGAATCCATTGAATTGGACGAGCTACCTGAATTTGTCGACACCATTTTGAACGAATTACATGTGGAGCTGTTTGTCTATGGTGACTGGAATCAATCTCAGTCGATTGAGCTTGCCGAGACCATTAAAAATGCACTGCGTGTAAAAGACCAACGCTATGAAGAATCACTACGCCCTCTTGTCATGCTAGGAAGTAATGGCACATTTCAACGTGAAGTTCAGTGTAACCAAGCGGATTCTGCGATTGTTATTTACTACCAATCACCCGAAATTGACCCGAGAAGCATTGCGCTGCATTCCTTAGCCAACCATTTGATGTCGGCGACTTTCTTTCATGAAATTCGGACGAAGCAACAGCTTGGTTATATGGTAGGAACGGGGAATTTACCCCTAAACCGCCATCCCGGTTTAGTGCTGTACGTACAATCGCCCAATGCTGCACCGATTGATTTGCTTTCAGCAATAGATGAATTCTTAAATGCGTTTTACATGGTGCTGCTTGAGCTCAACGAATACCAATGGCAAAGCAGTAAGAAAGGGCTCTGGAGCCAAATCGCAACACCTGATAATAATTTAAGAGGTCGAGCTCAGCGTTTATGGGTAGCGATTGGTAACAAAGATCATCAATTCAGTCAAAGAGACAAAGTACTCGAAGAGCTAAAAACACTGACTCGCAGTGAAATGATTCGCTTCGTCGTCAGCGTATTAAAACCTCGCACCTCGAACCGCTTGATTATGCATAGCAAAGGCAATGAACACCAAGATGATCCTTGTTTGAATGAAGGGTTAGAAATTGGCTCTGTGGAAGAATTCCAGTTGAGACCAAAAGACGTGGAACTCGGTTAGTTCGCACAACAAAAAGGGGACCGCGCCCTTGCGGTCCCAAAATCGTCTAATTACCAAAATTCACCTACCAAGCATGTAAATCAGACGAGTACTCTTGTTGGCTTTACTGCGCATGACGGAATTTCGCATCGGCCCAATCCGCCCAATCATAACCAATGCCATCACCTCCCGAACCGGAAACTAAACGGATGACACTGCTTTCAGGGCTAATCGGGATGTCGACGTTCTCAGGCACGCTTCCGCCAGTAAGAATTGCACTTTGATAGCGCAATTCATCATCGACAAACACTTGGAAAATAACAGAGCCTCCCGTGCCAGTCCCATCATCCACGCCTACGACCGCACTGAATCTATCAAAGTTTGTACCCGTCAGGCTGTAAACCACTTCAGAGTCAGCATGTAGCCCAAGCCCTTTTGGATATTGTACTCCTCCCACGGATATTGGTTGACCATCTCCTTGCGCTTGCTGACCTACATTCATGTCTTTTTCTATCGGCCCCCAGCCATTAGTAGAAGACACTTCAGCTAAATCACTTGCGTAACTGTAAGTTCGGTCACTAAGAACAAACTTGGCATTACCCCAATCCGCCCAGTCGTAGCCATTTCCATCGCCACCATCTTCCACTATAAGCTCTATATTTGTATCTTGGTCGCCAATTGGAACAAATACCTCAAGGCTTTCGTCACTTCCTCTCACGAGTCCACTATCAAACCTAACATTCCCATCCACAAGCACCTTAAACACAACAGATCCAGCATTACCCGTTCCATCATCAACACCGACCGTTGCGGAAAATGCGCTAAAAGGCTGGCTGGTAAGATCGTAGGTTATTCGGGAGTTTGCGTGTGCTCCCAACCCTTTGGCAAAGTACTCACCGTCGATGTACATAGGCTGACCATCTCCCAGCGCTTGCTGGCCAACATTCATGTCCTTTTCTACAGGTCCCCAACCGTTTATTGACTCCGTCGCTTGAAGGTCACCGGCATAAACATGCCTTACCTGTCGAACTCGAAACTTAGCATCAGCCCAGTTAGCGTGGTCATATCCGTTACCATCACCGGCATCTGTTGCTTCAAGGCGCACTTCATTATTCAAATCATAAAGAGGTACGCTGATTCGAATGCCATCATCACTCCCTCTAACCACGCCGCTTTCATAGCTCAATACGCCATCAACGAACACTTTATAGACGACGCTGCCTCGATTACCAGCCTTATCATCGATACCAATAACAGCGCTGAACTCTTCAAAATCGTATTCTGAAATGTCATACACAATCGATGAGTTCGCATGAGCTCCAAGCCCTCTGGCATAGCGAGTTCCGCCAACGGACAAAACATCTCCATCTCCAAGTTCTGTCCAACCGACACTCATGTCTTTCTCTAGGGGACCCCACCCATTTGTGGCACTTTCCTCATTTAAATCAGACGCGAAAACATACGAAGGGGTATTCAAACGCAGTTTCACATCAGCCCAATTAGTATGATCAAACCCTATGCCATCACCAGCATCCGTTGCGATCAGCTTTATTTCTTCTGCTGTAACAGAAAGAGGAACCACGACAAACTCAATAGGATCACCGCCTCTTAAGACAGTACTTCTATACTTAAGATCACCATCAACCCAGACTTCAAATATCGCAGAACCTGACGAACCTGCGCCGCCATCTATACCGATGAAGCTACTAAACTGATCATAAGGTTTACCGGATATATCTAAGACAATTTCCGAGTTAGCGTGAGTACCAAACCCTTTATCAAATGACACGCCACCAATACTTAACGTGCCTCCATCATTACTTCCCTGACCTCCGACACTTTGATCAATTTCAATTGGTCCCCATCCATTACTCGAAGACTTAATGGGCAAATCACTGCCATATTCAAAATCTTCACTGCTTGAAGGAACAACGGTTAACCCTTCGTATTCTAGTTCTAACAAATACGAGATCAGATGGTTTCGTTCCGTTTGGTTCCCAATGTAATGCACACCCGTACTTTGTAATACATCACCTAAACTTTCCGCTTTACCGTTATGAAAATAGGGAGCTGAATCCACCAACCCAAGAAGTGTTGGTGTATCAAACCCAACGCCGTTTAGTGATGTTCCTATTCCTGTACCCGAAGAAGCATCAATGGTGCCCACATCATGGCGTTTATTGTCTGTAAAGTTGCTCCCAAAGTGGCAGGTACCACAGCTTTTGCTTACGAAGAGAGAGCGCCCAGTCTGTGCACTTGCAGTAAGAGTTCCATCGGCGTTTCGATAGGGGCTTTTATTAAATGTCGTTAAGCTTGAAACATAAATCGCTAAGTTATCTAAGTCGGTACTGATACCAGATTTGGCGAGACCTAGAGGGTTCTTAACGTCCTCAAATAATGCATCAGGAATAAACCCACGCCCTTCAAATGCAAAGCGAATATCGTTCTCAAAGTCCTGAATTTCATCAAAGTTAGCGGTCCAATGAACATTGCCATGGTTCATCCCTGCTCGCCCCGTCAACGGAATAGTATTACGAACGCCTTCCCCTCGATCAGTGAAATCCCAGTTTCTACCATCCGATCCGCCATCCGCATGGCAACTTGCACATGACAGGTACCCATCCTTATTCATGCGTGGGTTCGCTGCATCGTGGAATAGTTGTTTACCTGCTAAGGTCCTCGGTGACAATTTCTCTGTCGCAACCACATCAACTTCCGCAATGTGTCGCGCATCACCTTGGATAGTCTCCAACGCGTTCACATCCCAAACTGAAACCGAACGAGACAAGAAGTTATGAACAAAAAGATAATTGCCTACTCTCACCAAACCATTCGGTGCGAG is a genomic window containing:
- a CDS encoding NPCBM/NEW2 domain-containing protein; the encoded protein is MKTQGHLKRLLIATKHVQKGAVAALSSFFILNPVQANGPGLGNPNFSSNDVYTHVSPLIDDTTGFIPPDYPGRAHYGLNMLTMVNGYAVGVFAPDHGQNPGGWIALDVSDPINPVKVKQVYEPDGTNIHRTGDAIRTRDFTEAHSLGLSEGHLIVTHNSRSIEIWDWSDVNNPVRRSKLTFPDIILGGYSNIPWNVFWQAPYLYVARGTSGISIVDTTDVDNPTLVKTIPRSELGGFVVGSVLALGNELHLASREDRGGFSILNIDDPLNPELKKVVNNLPYNFYISCWDGKYANFGPRSSANNLVTYDTTTTPMALVNEHEGEYVNLYCNGQDNKLFLGNQEDVAVIDVSDKQNFVDLGKGSLNASGSDTDHGQVFPFGNMVWVGNDHGSGSGFLAHSEGRDLTPPQIIRTLPAHDDTNVSPTTRIGLALSDSVLMDSVTDLTFQVIPAGSVTPIDGTYSVNLGFVHFSPSAPLGGNQIYQVVVNGIKDFTGNAMPEVRYSFSTGNVASHNVSVSFPNTVEVGSYVNATANASPIFGGTLEYSWNLGDGTPPTPFSSSNTISHQYDKAGHWSPIVTVRESGFTSSESESLTVHYPISANPPSHSSTIVGSANRVFVVNPDNDTVSAVSAVAPFQKLWERAVMQGPKSLATAPNGNIWVVSEKSDTIHVLSASNGSVVDIIRLNRGARPNGIAFTPDGTSALVSLYGLGELIKIDPNTRNVIGRIDIGHSARGIAITSDSNKALVTRFISLQEKADVAEIDVNSMTLVQNISLNKDTSTIDGPDRSRGIANYLNSVTISPDEKYAWLPSNKANVDRGTFKESDPNKGLTFETTVRAIVSQIDMATLNEVPARQLDIDNNAQPKAAVFSPLGDYSYVAMEGRSNIEVLDAYTGDVVSQLGGYGLAPNGLVRVGNYLFVHNFLSRSVSVWDVNALETIQGDARHIAEVDVVATEKLSPRTLAGKQLFHDAANPRMNKDGYLSCASCHADGGSDGRNWDFTDRGEGVRNTIPLTGRAGMNHGNVHWTANFDEIQDFENDIRFAFEGRGFIPDALFEDVKNPLGLAKSGISTDLDNLAIYVSSLTTFNKSPYRNADGTLTASAQTGRSLFVSKSCGTCHFGSNFTDNKRHDVGTIDASSGTGIGTSLNGVGFDTPTLLGLVDSAPYFHNGKAESLGDVLQSTGVHYIGNQTERNHLISYLLELEYEGLTVVPSSSEDFEYGSDLPIKSSSNGWGPIEIDQSVGGQGSNDGGTLSIGGVSFDKGFGTHANSEIVLDISGKPYDQFSSFIGIDGGAGSSGSAIFEVWVDGDLKYRSTVLRGGDPIEFVVVPLSVTAEEIKLIATDAGDGIGFDHTNWADVKLRLNTPSYVFASDLNEESATNGWGPLEKDMSVGWTELGDGDVLSVGGTRYARGLGAHANSSIVYDISEYDFEEFSAVIGIDDKAGNRGSVVYKVFVDGVLSYESGVVRGSDDGIRISVPLYDLNNEVRLEATDAGDGNGYDHANWADAKFRVRQVRHVYAGDLQATESINGWGPVEKDMNVGQQALGDGQPMYIDGEYFAKGLGAHANSRITYDLTSQPFSAFSATVGVDDGTGNAGSVVFKVLVDGNVRFDSGLVRGSDESLEVFVPIGDQDTNIELIVEDGGDGNGYDWADWGNAKFVLSDRTYSYASDLAEVSSTNGWGPIEKDMNVGQQAQGDGQPISVGGVQYPKGLGLHADSEVVYSLTGTNFDRFSAVVGVDDGTGTGGSVIFQVFVDDELRYQSAILTGGSVPENVDIPISPESSVIRLVSGSGGDGIGYDWADWADAKFRHAQ